ATCTACTCTTGCTGATCCGATGATAGATCTTCAATTATTCAAACTTCCTGCGTTCGCCGCTGCAGTTGCCGGAAATACTATGACCATCTTTGTGGCATTAGGAACTTTCTTATTCATTTCCCAATACTTACAATTGGTTTTAGGACTTTCTCCTTTGGAAGCTGGACTATGGACCCTTCCCGGAGCAGTGGGTAACGTGATCGGTTCACTTACTATCCCCATAGTAGTTCGAAGCATGCGTCCATTGTACGTGATGATAAGCGGTTTAGTATTACTCTCGATCGGAATGTTTTTGTATACACTCATCAATACGGAAAACGGTGTTTGGGTAATCATTGCAGGATCTCTAATCATGTCCCTCGGGATCTGCGCAGTTGTGATCTTAGGAACCGATATCATCGTTAGTTCTGCGCCTCCTGAAAGAGCGGGAGCTGCGGCTTCTATTTCTGAGACAGCGGCAGAGTTTGGCGGAGTTCTTGGAATTGCAGTACTCGGAAGTATAGGTGTTGCGATCTTCAAATCCAGGATCAATTCAATCGATCTTCCCGGGCTTACTCCAGAGCAATGGGAAAGTTCTCATAATACTTTAGCTTCTGCGGTAGCTATAGCGAAAGAACTTCCTGAACCGAGCAGACAGATCCTGCTTAGTACTGCACAAGGCGCATTCACCGATTCTTTACACTTTGTTTCTTTTTTAAGTGTAGGGATCTCTATCGCTCTGGCGTTTGCGATCTTTTTCATCTTAAAGGATAGAAAAGAGCAGGAAGCGGCTGCCGAGCCGGTAGAGTTGGATAAAGCGGCAAGATAATATTAATAGAATATAAATAAGGAAAATAGAATGAAAGCAGAAGTTTCAGTCGTTGGAAAAGAAATTATAGGGGTTAAAACTTTTGATGCCCCAAGAGAATTAGTTTGGAGCGCTTGGACCGACCCTAAACAAGTAGCGATCTGGTGGGGACCGAACGGTTTTACGAATACCAT
The nucleotide sequence above comes from Leptospira dzoumogneensis. Encoded proteins:
- a CDS encoding MFS transporter, with amino-acid sequence MSEIKTENTTKATKKEWIGLAVIALPCLLYAMDLTVLYLAAPQLTADLNPTPSQQLWIMDIYGFLVAGFLVIMGNLGDRIGRRKLLLYGAAAFGVASVLAAFSPSSEILILTRAILGITAATLAPSTLSLIRNMFLDPEERTFAIGIWGMSFSLGGAIGPLVGGVLLEYFWWGSVFLMSVPIMILLLIVGPKLLPEFKDPNAGKMDLPSAVLSLVSVLSIIYGLKQIAENGLGIVSALTILAGLLVGAIFVKRQSTLADPMIDLQLFKLPAFAAAVAGNTMTIFVALGTFLFISQYLQLVLGLSPLEAGLWTLPGAVGNVIGSLTIPIVVRSMRPLYVMISGLVLLSIGMFLYTLINTENGVWVIIAGSLIMSLGICAVVILGTDIIVSSAPPERAGAAASISETAAEFGGVLGIAVLGSIGVAIFKSRINSIDLPGLTPEQWESSHNTLASAVAIAKELPEPSRQILLSTAQGAFTDSLHFVSFLSVGISIALAFAIFFILKDRKEQEAAAEPVELDKAAR